The Theileria annulata chromosome 3, complete sequence, *** SEQUENCING IN PROGRESS *** genome has a segment encoding these proteins:
- a CDS encoding uncharacterized protein (note;~Tap-24g11.q1c.cand.190 - score = 33.10;~2 probable transmembrane helices predicted for TA04655 by TMHMM2.0 at aa 128-150 and 157-179) — MGVFNLFSNKPSLEPDVIELAPPREDNGLNSMEQQPREENLEVNATESVPEDQNEGVFDTHIAVLYDKYLNFKEKISNKIRDKIMDFMKHDLQNATNSDELDEEGGITPREPDPTYDGLIFILTIILGFVMRLPLMWILGSLLFLIYGNFKRKIIKWGIINIVLSILTIAYAVKMWDFVDPQVFNVVRARRSILLSKARHIKGVPGVLNYEGKEALIITIHGDPEFNWTIIHNDSEHSLKNGYFSDHLLVNSKLIPDGTDMIRLNQEIELKGLLQMSAKFNTNNPTPQVHLKKPSSHHYPLHHKPRIKPYDLSLECHQLEEDNPPADTHDALGAHNDEDNPDEHEYSIVKRVGKKYLNRKRRKNIHINYDDDDYSAFNIAYINNHPEAQGIANKEEVNQNPVDTEEHKIKDHKRYIGVDAVDTGVLVTRMFYVSKLSKCSLTIVPKKGTDVVSVFIKRLQ; from the exons ATGGGAgtgtttaatttattttcaaataaaccCAGTTTGGAACCAGATGTCATAGAACTTGCTCCTCCAAGGGAGGATAATGGGCTAAATAGCATGGAACAACAACCCCGTGAAGAAAACTTAGAGGTTAATGCCACAGAAAGTGTACCTGAGGACCAAAATGAAGGTGTGTTCGACACACATATCGCAGTGTTGTACGATaagtatttaaattttaaagagAAAATCTCCAACAAAATTAGAGATAAAATCATGGATTTTATGAAACATGACCTCCAAAACGCAACAAATAGCGATGAACTGGATGAAGAAGGAGGCATCACACCAAGAGAACCCGACCCTACATATGACGGACTTATATTCATTCTTACAATAATACTAGGATTTGTAATGAGGTTGCCACTAATGTGGATACTGGGGTCACTGCTATTCCTAATATAtggaaattttaaaaggaaaataataaag TGGGGAATAATTAACATCGTCTTATCAATTCTAACCATAGCGTACGCAGTGAAAATGTGGGACTTCGTTGACCCTCA AGTATTTAATGTTGTTCGAGCTAGAAGATCAATTTTGCTGAGCAAAGCAAGACATATCAAAGGCGTTCCTGGAGTCTTAAACTACGAAGGCAAAGAAGCTTTGATCATTACAATTCATGGAGACCCTGAGTTTAATTGGACAATTATACACAATGATTCAGAACATAG CTTGAAAAATGGTTACTTTTCTGATCATTTGCTAGTAAACAGTAAATTGATTCCTGATGGTACTGATATGATCAG GTTAAACCAAGAAATTGAGTTAAAGGGATTGTTGCAAATGTCAGCAAAGTTCAATACTAATAATCCAACCCCTCAAGTTCACCTCAAAAAACCTAGTTCACATCATTATCCACTACACCACAAGCCTAGAATTAAACCATATGATCTTTCGTTAGAGTGTCATCAATTGGAGGAAGATAATCCACCAGCTGATACACATGATGCATTAGGAGCCCATAATGACGAAGATAACCCAGATGAACATGAATATTCGATCGTCAAACGTGTTGGAAAAAAATATCTGAACAGGAAAAGAAGGaaaaatattcatataaaCTATGATGACGATGATTATTCAGCCTTCAATATCGCATACATAAATAACCATCCTGAAGCCCAAGGAATAGCTAACAAGGAAGAAGTAAATCAAAATCCTGTAGATACTGAGGAACACAAAATCAAAGACCACAAGAGATATATAGGAGTCGATGCAGTTGACACCGGCGTACTTGTGACTAGAATGTTCTACGTCAGCAAGCTTTCCAAGTGTTCCTTGACAATTGTGCCCAAAAAGGGAACCGATGTTGTTTCTGTATTCATTAAAAGActacaataa
- a CDS encoding uncharacterized protein (note;~Tap-24g11.q1c.C.cand.60 - score = 21.17), with product MSLFKDRKICKLLASADKINQEGYKTNLLENNIYSGSNSGSVERYSAEDEKTKLGSNDSISSCMTQVSIKHRNDEVHTDSDGSENKPEGHKRSYKSDEITETKLVKKDEDELKSARSSKLIIFDYDDTILPTYSLTLLQKPRFTTRLTEEALLGLEKLSDAVLDNMNTALNIGTIVIVTNASSEWVSQSVERYLPKVGEFLIKHKIRIISARDRFGNSMLAQKHWKYFIFIDLIEEHFIRQLKTGDSFSLISIGDGSEEREACMKLVGIFKNQGWTFKNLKFLNQPSYNCLTLEHILLQKSFKNFVDIQSSADLCIQFDKVNS from the coding sequence ATGAGTTTATTTAAAGATCGCAAAATTTGCAAGTTGTTGGCCAGCGCGGATAAAATCAACCAGGAAGGCTACAAAACCAACTTGCTggaaaataacatttattCTGGGAGCAATTCAGGTTCAGTTGAGCGTTATTCTGCTGAAGATGAGAAGACTAAACTTGGTTCCAACGATTCTATATCTAGTTGTATGACTCAGGTTTCCATAAAACACCGAAACGACGAGGTACACACTGATTCTGACGGTTCCGAGAATAAACCAGAAGGTCATAAAAGGTCTTACAAATCAGATGAAATTACAGAGACTAAGCTTGTTAAAAAGGACGAGGATGAGTTAAAGAGTGCGAGAAGCTCAAAGTTGATAATTTTTGATTACGACGACACTATACTTCCCACATATTCTCTGACATTGCTACAGAAACCGAGATTCACTACGAGGTTAACTGAGGAGGCTCTTCTGGGTCTAGAAAAACTAAGCGATGCAGTTTTGGATAATATGAACACTGCGTTAAATATCGGAACCATTGTTATCGTCACAAATGCCAGCTCGGAGTGGGTATCTCAGAGCGTCGAAAGATATCTTCCGAAGGTTGGGGAATTCTTAATTAAGCACAAGATACGGATAATTTCAGCTAGAGATAGGTTTGGTAACTCCATGTTGGCTCAAAAGCACTGGAAATATTTCATCTTTATTGATCTCATTGAGGAGCACTTTATTCGACAGCTTAAAACTGGTGACTCATTTTCCTTAATTTCAATTGGTGATGGTTCTGAGGAGCGTGAGGCTTGTATGAAGCTTGTTGGTATTTTCAAAAACCAGGGTTGGACTTTTAAAAActtgaaatttttaaatcagCCTAGTTACAACTGCCTCACTTTGGAGCACATTCTTCTTCAAAAGTCCTTCAAGAACTTTGTAGACATTCAATCTTCTGCTGATTTATGCATCCAATTCGACAAAGTGAACTCTTAA
- a CDS encoding uncharacterized protein (note;~Tap-24g11.q1c.C.cand.59 - score = 83.46), translating into MESNSFNLDAKENNISNNTPTDLYKYNTSSFKGDCRTSLNSDLNNTLKLNKKEQISNKTIRKTNKHHNKTISSKASNLKSLTREAFISPTLQEPNSKSVGFTPTKTKLCGSAEKKGDNMDIMDRLSPLSSFQSNELNDGSSRANLSNNSNTNGDTTINDRDSSDTGIPELEGLNYSQIYTNTSLDVVNEMDLHTSNNQDLGDQNTNPSQPYDLLQNVHYVTENTNQLMSNPANFIDRENNLREEVNVSGVNQYNSPYLYQYTPSVEEQNEDEYIDYEGDMRYVDNVDYMLNNGIDYVMDPNYTHENTNLETNNYDSNSVFINNLDNLTQSQDQLSNTHTVSNFPHDNNMEDIVIIDELSNDAKNDLVRNNSINVLIENSDKKLDEGVMSSILRDLICPICLEYFYFPVTVACGHTFCRYCIGHSKLTGKMCPLCRQPVGRSLNINTILSNLVKSLKLRKRGRSTLSTVPDVSQVAEKIWWDEHCLKPFVSVPLFIRIMFGGMTQAPVFFDDLCSCLIDYFNTGNKWYKSKWVFTIEDFRLIRNLIGLQLSPTSDQPETTSMDVSKINDSNNVRLHHWVEDYLISNPQLCFRSDNVYPLTLKVYHDMNHKIEGTVFSALDIPYKLPWDAGRHVKSLLHFPHSSVSLSHLIFAQCPDGRFGILDVGSTIGTMIKIQGVHVLQSGDRIHIGDKHEVDVYIYKDSIGTPFKDYKWDANTNQVINYAEYLCSQQNADQNENKEHGPAKEGINSDIEVDMDPNFRHTDPNLGDMDSNLQEMNSNLQDLDSYLKIKIFADLQVERDMWICPKGVILGRGPVTQSSYKKLSITTQNGYISREHCLIYYDGSRPSGSRWLLRDMSTLGTFLKLKPFQEPLPVSPGFVFKVGQCKVEVGSPHELSRRVPSSAMLIMSQLLQSHIEPNRLVEIQSNLNVNLANPRNNPLNIPDVARLEREAYSALDHHLYHQEGNQNHQTYHGEGNQEVNPRVQTQELPGDVSLSGQVVPNVMRDDVT; encoded by the exons ATGGAGAGTAATTCATTCAACCTTGATGCCAAAGAAAACAATATTTCCAACAATACACCAACtgatttatataaatacaataCTTCATCGTTCAAAGGTGATTGTCGTACTTCTTTGAATTCTGATTTAAACAACACCTTGAAACTCAACAAAAAAGAACAAATATCAAACAAAACAATAAGAAAGACCAATAAGCACCACAACAAAACAATATCCAGCAAAGCTAGTAACCTCAAGTCGTTGACAAGAGAAGCTTTCATCTCGCCAACCTTGCAAGAACCAAACAGCAAGTCAGTTGGCTTCACCCCAACAAAAACAAAGTTATGCGGATCAGCAGAAAAGAAAGGAGATAATATGGATATTATGGATCGTCTATCACCACTATCCTCATTCCAATCAAATGAACTAAATGATGGCTCATCCCGCGCAAATCTATCGAACAATTCCAACACTAACGGAGATACAACAATAAATGATCGTGACTCATCAGACACAGGAATACCAGAACTAGAAGGACTAAACTATTCACAAATATACACCAACACAT CTCTAGACGTAGTTAATGAAATGGATCTGCACACATCAAACAACCAGGATTTAGGAGACCAAAACACAAACCCATCGCAGCCATACGATCTTTTGCAAAATGTGCACTACGTTACAGAAAACACAAACCAACTCATGTCAAACCCAGCAAATTTTATCGACAGAGAGAACAATTTAAGGGAAGAAGTTAACGTTAGCGGAGTTAACCAGTACAACAGCCCATATTTATACCAATACACCCCGAGCGTCGAGGAGCAGAATGAAGACGAGTACATTGATTATGAAGGAGACATGAGATACGTCGACAACGTAGACTATATGCTCAACAACGGAATCGATTACGTCATGGACCCTAACTACACACACGAAAACACGAACCTGGAAACAAATAACTACGACTCAAACAGCGTGTTTATCAATAATCTGGATAACCTTACGCAATCACAAGATCAGTTGTCTAACACACACACAGTCAGCAATTTCCCACACGACAATAACATGGAAGATATAGTTATCATAGATGAACTGAGCAACGACGCGAAGAATGATTTGGTCCGAAATAACAGCATAAATGTCCTGATTGAAAATTCCGACAAGAAATTAGACGAAGGAGTCATGAGCAGCATACTGAGAGACCTAATATGTCCAATTTGCCTGGAGTACTTCTACTTCCCAGTTACAGTCGCATGCGGACACACGTTCTGCAGATATTGCATAGGACACTCAAAGCTGACTGGGAAAATGTGCCCACTGTGCAGACAACCAGTTGGTAGAAGTCTGAACATAAACACAATATTGTCAAATCTAGTTAAGAGCTTGAAGTTGAGGAAGAGAGGCAGATCGACTCTATCAACAGTCCCAGATGTATCACAGGTGGCAGAGAAGATATGGTGGGATGAGCATTGCCTTAAACCCTTTGTTTCAGTGCCGCTTTTCATACGAATTATGTTCGGAGGAATGACCCAGGCGCCAGTGTTTTTCGACGATCTGTGCTCATGTTTAATAGACTATTTCAACACAGGAAACAAATGGTACAAGTCAAAATGGGTCTTCACAATAGAAGATTTTAGACTCAtaagaaatttaatagGGCTGCAACTTAGCCCAACGAGCGATCAGCCGGAAACGACATCAATGGACGTTTCTAAAATAAACGATTCGAACAACGTGAGATTACACCACTGGGTAGAAGATTACCTTATTTCAAACCCGCAACTTTGTTTTAGAAGCGATAACGTATACCCACTAACCCTCAAGGTCTACCATGACATGAACCACAAAATTGAAGGAACAGTATTCAGTGCACTGGACATACCCTACAAACTACCCTGGGATGCAGGAAGACATGTTAAATCACTCTTACACTTCCCACACAGCTCAGTTTCACTCTCACACCTCATTTTTGCACAATGCCCGGACGGACGTTTCGGAATTTTGGATGTTGGAAGCACAATAGGGACGATGATCAAGATCCAGGGAGTCCACGTACTACAGTCTGGAGATCGAATCCACATTGGAGACAAGCACGAAGTTGACGTATACATCTACAAGGACTCGATAGGAACACCATTTAAGGACTACAAGTGGGATGCAAACACAAACCAAGTCATTAATTACGCTGAATACCTTTGTTCTCAACAGAACGCAGACCAAAACGAAAACAAAGAACACGGACCTGCCAAAGAAGGTATAAACTCAGATATCGAGGTTGACATGGACCCGAATTTTAGACACACAGACCCCAATTTGGGAGACATGGATTCAAATTTACAGGAAATGAACTCGAATTTGCAAGATTTGGATAGTTATCTGAAGATTAAGATATTCGCAGATTTACAAGTTGAACGAGATATGTGGATATGTCCAAAGGGAGTAATTCTGGGTCGTGGACCTGTGACGCAGTCCTCTTACAAAAAACTATCAATCACTACACAAAACGGATACATATCGAGAGAACACTGCCTGATATACTATGATGGAAGCAGACCCTCGGGAAGTAGATGGCTGCTAAGAGATATGAGCACGCTAGGCACTTTTCTCAAGTTAAAACCATTCCAAGAACCACTTCCAGTGTCTCCAGGATTCGTGTTTAAGGTCGGCCAGTGCAAAGTTGAAGTAGGATCACCTCACGAGCTTTCTCGCAGGGTTCCCTCCTCAGCTATGCTCATCATGTCACAACTACTTCAATCTCATATCGAGCCTAACAGACTCGTCGAGATCCAGTCGAATCTCAACGTTAACCTGGCGAATCCAAGAAACAACCCTCTCAACATTCCAGACGTTGCCAGACTTGAGAGGGAAGCCTACAGCGCCCTTGACCACCACCTGTATCACCAGGAGGGAAATCAAAACCACCAGACTTACCATGGTGAGGGTAACCAGGAAGTAAACCCTCGGGTTCAGACCCAGGAATTGCCTGGAGATGTGAGTCTCAGTGGACAAGTCGTACCAAACGTCATGAGAGACGACGTTACttaa
- a CDS encoding uncharacterized protein (note;~Tap-24g11.q1c.C.cand.58 - score = 23.52;~Signal peptide predicted for TA04670 by SignalP 2.0 HMM (Signal peptide probability 0.903, signal anchor probability 0.000) with cleavage site probability 0.847 between residues 18 and 19) encodes MTSIITILTITLIECVFGVIYVDLKNFIVPNGVNVFHGRFNINSRYFMFVGDSEPISELRYGNEVIFPKENGSQEYNLLVELFIINKVILVSFYVHTFNDGLLKSVNRHTISISSDKYSHISNEEFMYKINGPVLVSIDIGPKPKHPFIKSTTSDHVNFKMYRYIFEDNYKGFMFDGKSGPLYRFGYVYDSNRPAVVGYTKRPYLTDECVSISIYKSHTGYNNLFQFMFEPFRIEIVDDYIRSYEIRPILGDEYWFLTEYSDDMLSNQIIMDAIKLHIWYKRHPHGMPVITLDISELVTPELFGIEKVTGLSNTCNYTYTLYKHERKIHEENKIRHIIDSNNNKSNIYITRNDYINFDLEVYRYYETTYVIISREFRKIEESMNKIKICKKLEMKNYKLLSGSECVKLIEMFKKSYPIKLDINVDEEQPSLFERKELSDGEMTIHHFSIKETNDFGESTLNKYVFGRVYATRSFQLGNIPLEPFRKNKVVINPNINTNKFIVRNKSTFDDLSTPQYQLFRLRT; translated from the coding sequence ATGACATCAATAATTACGATTCTGACAATAACATTGATTGAATGTGTATTTGGAGTAATTTATGTTGAtctaaagaattttattgTTCCTAATGGAGTGAATGTATTTCATGGTAGATTCAATATAAACTCCAGATATTTTATGTTTGTTGGTGATTCAGAACCCATTAGTGAATTAAGATACGGAAATGAAGTGATATTTCCAAAGGAGAATGGTTCACAGGAATACAATTTACTtgttgaattatttataataaataaggTTATTCTGGTATCATTTTATGTTCACACATTTAATGATGGATTATTGAAATCAGTCAATCGACATACCATTAGCATATCATCTGACAAATACAGTCACATAAgtaatgaagaatttatGTACAAGATAAATGGACCAGTTCTAGTTTCAATTGATATTGGACCGAAACCAAAACATCCGTTTATAAAAAGTACCACTTCTGATcatgttaattttaaaatgtatagatatatatttgaagataattataaagGTTTTATGTTTGATGGCAAATCAGGCCCACTATATAGATTCGGATATGTATATGATTCTAATCGTCCTGCTGTTGTAGGTTATACAAAACGTCCATATTTAACTGATGAATGTGTTTCTATTTCTATTTATAAATCACACACTGGTTATAACAATTTGTTTCAATTTATGTTTGAACCTTTTAGGATTGAGATAGTTGATGATTATATAAGATCATATGAAATCAGACCTATATTAGGTGACGAATATTGGTTTTTAACAGAATATAGTGATGATATGTTAtcaaatcaaataattatggACGCAATCAAATTACATATATGGTACAAGAGACATCCACATGGGATGCCAGTAATTACATTAGACATATCAGAACTTGTTACTCCTGAATTATTTGGTATTGAAAAAGTTACAGGCCTATCAAATACTTGTAACTACACATACACATTGTATAAACACGAAAGAAAAATTcatgaagaaaataaaatcagGCACATTATAGATTCCAATAACaataaaagtaatatttatattacaagaaatgattatattaatttcgATTTAGAGGTGTACAGATATTATGAAACAACATATGTGATAATAAGTAGGgaatttagaaaaatagAAGAAtcaatgaataaaattaaaatatgtaaaaaattagaaatgaAGAATTATAAGTTATTAAGCGGAAGTGAATgtgttaaattaattgaaatgtttaaaaaatcatatCCGATAAAACTAGATATTAATGTTGATGAAGAACAACCATCATTATTTGAGAGAAAGGAATTATCAGATGGTGAAATGACAATTCATCATTTCTCAATAAAGGAAACTAATGATTTCGGAGAATCCACATTGAACAAATATGTGTTTGGACGTGTGTATGCAACAAGAAGTTTTCAACTAGGTAACATACCATTGGAACcatttagaaaaaataagGTGGTGATTAATCCAAACATAAACacaaacaaatttattgtaaGGAACAAATCAACATTTGATGATCTGAGCACACCACAATATCAGTTATTCCGACTAAgaacataa
- a CDS encoding uncharacterized protein (weak similarity to Theileria annulata Tash1;~Signal peptide predicted for TA09460 by SignalP 2.0 HMM (Signal peptide probability 0.903, signal anchor probability 0.000) with cleavage site probability 0.847 between residues 18 and 19), with translation MTSIITILTITLIECVFGVIYVDLKNFIISNGVNVFHGRFNINSRYFMFVGDSEPISELRYGNEVIFPKENGSQEYNLLVELFIINKVILVSFYVHTFNDGLLKSVNRHTISISSDKYSHISNEEFMSKINGPVLVSIDIGPKPKHPFIKRSISDDVNFKMRRYKLENNYKGFMLDGKSGPLYRFGYVYDSNRPAVVGYTKRPYLTDECVYIAIYKSHPDYNDLFQYMIEPFMIELYDHNVHKYDMRPILGDEYWFLTEYSDDMISNQINMNSINLYRHYRYQKTIPIITLDISELVSPEIFGIEKVAGSIANWKYTLYKLMDNFENNLAVKTVIDSKIEYRSILINKRDYYKLNIEVYRNEEETYVIQQRSYEKRNSTINIYDIHKLKLEMKKYNQLKDKEGTKIIQMFEKSYPIKLDITIDEEQPSLFEKKEISDGEMTIHHFSIKETNDFGESILNKYVFGAVYATGSFQPGNIPLEPFRKNKVMINPNINTNKFIVRNKSTFDDLNTPQYQLFRLRTLS, from the coding sequence ATGACATCAATAATTACGATTCTGACAATAACATTGATTGAATGTGTGTTTGGAGTAATTTATGTTGAtctaaagaattttattatatctaatGGAGTGAATGTATTTCATGGTAGATTCAATATAAACTCCAGATATTTTATGTTTGTTGGTGATTCAGAACCCATTAGTGAATTAAGATACGGAAATGAAGTGATATTTCCAAAGGAGAATGGTTCACAGGAATACAATTTACTtgttgaattatttataataaataaggTTATTCTGGTATCATTTTATGTCCACACATTTAATGATGGATTATTGAAATCAGTCAATCGACATACCATTAGCATATCATCTGACAAATACAGTCACATAAgtaatgaagaatttatgtcaaaaataaatggaCCAGTTCTAGTTTCAATTGATATTGGACCGAAACCAAAACATCCATTTATAAAAAGATCCATTTCTGAtgatgttaattttaaaatgcGTAGATATaaacttgaaaataattataaaggTTTTATGCTTGATGGCAAATCAGGTCCACTATATAGATTTGGATATGTATATGATTCGAATCGTCCTGCAGTTGTAGGTTATACAAAACGTCCATATTTAACTGATGAATGTGTTTATATTGCAATTTATAAATCACACCCTGATTATAACGATTTGTTTCAATATATGATTGAACCTTTTATGATTGAACTGTATGATCATAATGTACATAAATATGATATGAGGCCTATATTAGGTGACGAATATTGGTTTTTAACAGAATATAGTGATGATATGATAtcaaatcaaataaatatgaattcaataaatttatatcgACATTATAGATATCAAAAAACAATACCAATAATTACATTAGACATATCAGAACTTGTTAGTCCTGAAATATTTGGTATTGAAAAAGTTGCAGGTTCAATTGCTAATTGGAAATATACACTGTACAAATTGATggataattttgaaaataatcTAGCTGTTAAAACAGTTATAGATTCAAAAATTGAGTATAgaagtatattaattaacaaAAGGGATTATTACAAACTAAATATTGAAGTGTACAGAAATGAGGAGGAAACATATGTGATTCAGCAAAGATCATATGAAAAAAGAAATTCAAcgataaatatatatgatatTCATAAGCTAAAATTagaaatgaaaaaatacaaTCAACTTAAAGATAAAGAGGgaacaaaaataattcaaatgTTTGAAAAATCATATCCGATAAAACTAGATATTACTATTGATGAAGAACAACCATCATTATTTGAGAAAAAGGAAATATCAGATGGTGAAATGACAATTCATCATTTCTCAATAAAGGAAACTAATGATTTCGGAGAATCCATATTGAACAAATATGTGTTTGGGGCTGTTTATGCAACAGGAAGTTTTCAACCAGGTAACATACCATTGGAACCATTTAGAAAAAACAAGGTGATGATTAATCCAAACATAAATacaaacaaatttattgtaaGGAACAAATCAACATTTGATGATCTGAACACACCACAATATCAGTTATTCCGACTAAGAACATTATCATAA
- a CDS encoding uncharacterized protein (weak similarity to Theileria annulata Tash1;~Signal peptide predicted for TA09465 by SignalP 2.0 HMM (Signal peptide probability 0.903, signal anchor probability 0.000) with cleavage site probability 0.847 between residues 18 and 19) yields the protein MTSIITILTITLIECVFGVIYVDLKNFIISNGVNVFHGRFNINSRYFMFVGDSEPISELRYGNEVIFPKENGSQEYNLLVELFIINKVILVSFYVHTFNDGLLKSVNRHTISISSDKYSHISNEEFMSKINGPVLVSIDIGPKPKHPFIKRSISDDVNFKMRRYKLENNYKGFMLDGKSGPLYRFGYVYDSNRPAVVGYTKRPYLTDECVYIAIYKSHPDYNDLFQYMIEPFMIELYDHNVHKYDMRPILGDEYWFLTEYSDDMISNQINMNSINLYRHYRYQKTIPIITLDISELVSPELFGIQKVTGSTRNYIYKLYKHERKFEYEDRIRLIIDSNNNKRNIYIPKIKYKYFNLEVYRNDEETNVIISNENVIMNGIKNKQSRLLKKRGNEEKYNQVEDRERKKIIEKFEKSYPIKLDITIDEEQPSLFEKKELSDGEMTIHHFSIKETNDFGESILNKYVFGAVYATGSFQPGNIPLEPFRKNKVMINPNINTNKFIVRNKSTFDDLNTPQYQLFRLRT from the coding sequence ATGACATCAATAATTACGATTCTGACAATAACATTGATTGAATGTGTGTTTGGAGTAATTTATGTTGAtctaaagaattttattatatctaatGGAGTGAATGTATTTCATGGTAGATTCAATATAAACTCCAGATATTTTATGTTTGTTGGTGATTCAGAACCCATTAGTGAATTAAGATACGGAAATGAAGTGATATTTCCAAAGGAGAATGGTTCACAGGAATACAATTTACTtgttgaattatttataataaataaggTTATTCTGGTATCATTTTATGTCCACACATTTAATGATGGATTATTGAAATCAGTCAATCGACATACCATTAGCATATCATCTGACAAATACAGTCACATAAgtaatgaagaatttatgtcaaaaataaatggaCCAGTTCTAGTTTCAATTGATATTGGACCGAAACCAAAACATCCATTTATAAAAAGATCCATTTCTGAtgatgttaattttaaaatgcGTAGATATaaacttgaaaataattataaaggTTTTATGCTTGATGGCAAATCAGGTCCACTATATAGATTTGGATATGTATATGATTCGAATCGTCCTGCAGTTGTAGGTTATACAAAACGTCCATATTTAACTGATGAATGTGTTTATATTGCAATTTATAAATCACACCCTGATTATAACGATTTGTTTCAATATATGATTGAACCTTTTATGATTGAACTGTATGATCATAATGTACATAAATATGATATGAGGCCTATATTAGGTGACGAATATTGGTTTTTAACAGAATATAGTGATGATATGATAtcaaatcaaataaatatgaattcaataaatttatatcgACATTATAGATATCAAAAAACAATACCAATAATTACATTAGACATATCAGAACTTGTTAGTCCTGAATTATTTGGAATTCAAAAAGTTACAGGATCAACCAGAAACTacatatacaaattatataagCACGAACgaaaatttgaatatgAAGATAGAATACGGCTTATTATAGATTCCAATAACAATAAaagaaatatttatattccaaaaattaaatacaaatatttcaatttaGAGGTGTACAGAAATGATGAAGAAACAAATGTGATAATAAGTAATGAGAATGTAATAATGAATGGGATAAAGAATAAACAATcaagattattaaaaaaaagGGGGAACGAGGAAAAATACAATCAAGTAGAAGATAGAGAGCgaaagaaaataattgaaaagTTTGAAAAATCATATCCGATAAAACTAGATATTACTATTGATGAAGAACAACCATCATTATTTGAGAAAAAGGAATTATCAGATGGTGAAATGACAATTCATCATTTCTCAATAAAGGAAACTAATGATTTCGGAGAATCCATATTGAACAAATATGTGTTTGGGGCTGTTTATGCAACAGGAAGTTTTCAACCAGGTAACATACCATTGGAACcatttagaaaaaataagGTGATGATTAATCCAAACATAAATacaaacaaatttattgtaaGGAACAAATCAACATTTGATGATCTGAACACACCACAATATCAGTTATTCCGACTAAgaacataa